Genomic window (Culex pipiens pallens isolate TS chromosome 3, TS_CPP_V2, whole genome shotgun sequence):
ATCCGCCGCAGCATCTTCTGATCTTCCTTTGTTCTCCCAAAGTAGTTAGGGGTCCGTCCTTGGGCCAAAGCCCGTTCGGCGACACCGCGCATGTTTGCCAGCTTACTCGCCATCTGCTTCTTTGTCAACGGAATCCCAATCACGCCCTTTCCGGTGCCCTGTTCCGGCGGACCCCAGCACTCGATCGCATTCGGCCGTTTGTTGGCCTGTATCGCTTCGAGGAAGGGATCGTTCAGGTCCAGCTCAACGGACGTTGGATTCTGTCGAACGCTATCCAGAATTTGGTCCTTCACGTCGCTTTCGATGTAGCGTTGCTTTCGCAGAGCCTGGTCGTGGGCCACCGGCGACGGAACAAACTGACGCTCTTCCGCGAGTGCCTTTTGCATTTGAGCGACGTTGTGGAATTCGGCCGCGCCATTGCTGATGTCGAACTTGACCACGGTGTTGGGTCCGGCTCCGTAACGAACCAGATGGCGCCACAGAAATTCCTCGCTGTAGACGTAACCGAAGCGCATGTTCCGGTACTGGATGCTACGATCCGCCCGGAAGTAAACCGGCTCCCGCCCAGGAAACGCATTCATCGTGTAATGGTTGTAGCGCTGATTGTTGCAGGCGTTCATCGCACGAATCGCTTCACATTCAGAACCAAAGTAAATCAGTC
Coding sequences:
- the LOC120417900 gene encoding uncharacterized protein LOC120417900; this encodes MTEPDFTNPDLTAELAETIKQEPPELEPEGAEIPSCSTEKKKSQPERQEPEQVEGEWPPIPNWQNPKRERFESIRNGPYTDEALNARVLDPRCDPDWPLAHLYPIYLSNFRCSNLNMCQKAVRQYFAARGLLVRWCFSRADDYFRQFQRNANLYDGLIYFGSECEAIRAMNACNNQRYNHYTMNAFPGREPVYFRADRSIQYRNMRFGYVYSEEFLWRHLVRYGAGPNTVVKFDISNGAAEFHNVAQMQKALAEERQFVPSPVAHDQALRKQRYIESDVKDQILDSVRQNPTSVELDLNDPFLEAIQANKRPNAIECWGPPEQGTGKGVIGIPLTKKQMASKLANMRGVAERALAQGRTPNYFGRTKEDQKMLRRIYHEVRCEQQQMKRSAGGNRHVEESNDF